The Mycobacteriales bacterium genome contains the following window.
GCGGCCTTCCTCGCCTCCCGCCCGCCCGAGGCCGAGACCCGCGCGGTGGCCGGGCTCATCGAGGCGGCCCGGGAGACCGGCGCCCGGGTGCACGTCGTGCACGTGTCCGCGGCCGCGGTGCTGCCGCTGCTGCGCGCGGCGGTCGCCGAGGGCGTCCGGATCACCGCCGAGACCTGCCCGCACTACCTCGCGCTCGCGGCCGAGGACGTGCCGGCCGGGGCGACCCAGTTCAAGTGCTGCCCGCCGGTGCGGGACGCCGCCAACCGGGACGCGCTCTGGGCCGGGCTCGCCGACGGCACCCTGACCTGCGTCGTCTCCGACCACTCCCCCTGTACGCCGGAGCTGAAGCGGTTCGACAGCGGCGACTTCGGCGCGGCCTGGGGTGGGATCTCCTCGCTGCAGCTCTCGCTGCCGGTGGTGTGGACCGCGGCCGCGGCCCGGGGCGTCCCGCTGGTGGACGTCGTGCGGTGGATGGCCGCCGGACCCGCCCGCCTCGCCGGCCTGGCCGGGAAGGGCACGATCGCCGCCGGGTACGACGCCGACCTGGTCGCGTTCGCGCCGGACGAGGAGTTCACCGTCGACGTGGCGGCGTTGCGGCACCGCAACCCGGTCAGCGCGTACGCGGGTCGTAGGCTGCGGGGCGTGGTGCGATCGACCTGGCTGCGCGGCCTGCCCGCCGGCGACCTGCCGCTCGGGCGGCTGCTGTGACCGGCTTCCTCGCGCTCCCCGACCTGGCGTCGCGGGCGCTCGGCGGCGCGGTCGTGGCCCGCAACGACGCCGCCTTCGCCGACGCCGAGAACCTGATCCTGCCGCACCCGCCGGCCCGGCACGACGACTTCGGTCACCAGGGCAAGGTGTACGACGGCTGGGAGACCCGCCGGCGCCGCTCCCCCGGCACGGACTGGGTGATCGTGCGGCTCGGCGTGCCCGGGATCGTGTCCGGGATCGTCGTGGACACCAGCTTCTTCACCGGCAACTACCCGGCGGCGGCGTCGCTGGACGGCCTCGGGGTCGAGGGATACCCGGCCGCCGGCGAACTGTCCACGATGGACTGGCAGCCGCTGCTGGCCGAGTCGCGAGTGGACGGTGACGCGCGCAACTCCCTCGCGGTGCCCTCCGGACGGCGCGTCACCCACGTGCGGCTGCGGATCCACCCGGACGGCGGGGTGGCACGGCTGCGGGTGCACGGGACGCCGGTGCCGGACCCGCGGCTGCTCGGCGCCGGGCCGCTCGACCTGGCCGCGCTCGACAACGGGGCCACGATCGCGGGCTGCAGCAACGAGTTCTACTCCAGACCGGTGCAGCTGATCTCGCCCGGCGTGGCCCGGTCGATGGGTGAGGGCTGGGAGACCGCGCGGCGGCGCGGTCCCGGCAACGACTGGGTGTCGGTCCGGCTGGCCGGCGAGGGTGTCGTCGAGCGGGCCGAGCTGGACACGTCGTACTTCCTGCACAACGCGCCGGGCTGGGCCCGGCTGACCGGGCTCGGGGCGGACGGCAGCCCGGTCGAGCTGATGTCGCGCACGGCGCTGCTGCCGGACACCCGGCACCGGTTCCCGCTGCCGCCCGGGCCGGCCGTCCGCGAGGCTCGGCTGGACGTGTACCCGGACGGCGGGATGGCGCGGCTCCGGCTGTGGGGCCGGCTCACGCCGGCGGGCCGCTCCCGCCTCGGCCGCACCTGGTTCGACACCCTGCCCGAGTCGCAGGCCGCGGCGGTCCTGGCCGGCGCCGGCCTCCCGCCGGACGCGCTGGCCGCCCGGCCCACTGTCGGCGCCGAGACGGTGCCGCCCGCCCTCCTCCCCCTCCTCGACGGCCCTGCCTGAGCCGGGGCGGCGCGGCTGAGATCTAGCCGGGGGCGGGCTCGTGGCCGTCGGCGCCGGATCTCTCCCAGGTTCCGTCGCCCCGTCCGGACGGGTCCGGGTACGGGGAGTCCGCGACCGGGGGCGGCGGCGGGGTGGTCCAGCGGACGATGGGGGCGGCGCCGAGGGCGAGGGCGATGTCGTCGGGGCGGATCGGGGCGGACGGGAGGGGCAGCCCGGTGGCGTCCCGGACCGCGGCCGCGATGGCCGGCAGGGCCGCGCAGAGCGGCAGCTCCCCCGCCCCCTTCCAGCCGTACGGCATCCCCGGCTGCGGCACCTCGACGTAGGCGGACACCACCTGCGGGGCGTCGGCGATCGTCGGGATGAGGTAGTCCTGCAGGTCGGGGTTGCGGATGTGCCCGTCCCGGACGATCACCTGCTCCATCAGCGCGAAGCCGAGCCCCTGGACGATGCCGCCCTCGACCTGGCCGAGCAGCTGGACCGGGTTGATGACGGTGCCGACGTCCTGGCAGGAGGCGACCTGGACGACCTTGACCAGGCCGAGCTCGACGTCGACGTCGACGACGGCGCGCTGCGCCGCGTACCCGAAGGCGACGTAGATGGGCCCGGGCTCGCCCAGGGCGACGGTCGCGGGGTGCACGAAGTGCTCGGTGGCCCGGATCGTCCGGCCCGGTGCGGCCGCCGCGACCGGGACGACCGGCTCGCCGGCGCAGGTGACCATGCCCGCGGCGATCGCGAGCGCGGCGCGGGGCAGGCCCCGCCGGCGGGCGACCCGGTCCAGCAGCCGGTCCCGGACGGCCGCGCAGGCCTGGTGCACGGCCGTACCGGAGGCCATCGTCTGCCGGCTGGCCGAGGTCGACCCGGCCGACGCGATCCCGGTGTCGGCCTGCTCGACGGTCACCGCGGTCGCGCCGAGGACGGAGCGGGCGATCTGCTCGGCGATCGTGACGAAGCCCTGGCCGACCTCGGCGCAGGCGCACTGCAGGCTGACCACGCCGTCGCGCAGCTCGCAGGTCGCGGTGGACTCGTCGACGAACCCCTCGGAGAAGGCGAGGTTCTTGGCGATCACGCCCCAGCCGACGCCGCGGCGGACGTGCCGCGGCCCCGACGCCCGGCCGGCGCCCCCGGGAACCTCCACAGTGGACGGTGGCAGCGGCAGGTCGCGGCAGCCCTCGATCACCTCGCGCACCGGCGTCGGCTGGTCGAGCACCTGCCCGTACGTGGTGACGTCGCCCTGCCGCAGCGCGTTGCGCAGCCGCAGCTCGACCCGGTCCAGGCCAAGCGCGCCGGCCAGCGCGTCCATCTGGGCCTCGTGCGCGAACGCCGCCTGCGGCACCCCGAACCCGCGCATCGCCCCGCAGGACGGGTTGTTGGTCCGCACCGACCAGGCGTCGATCACCGCGTTCGGCACCCGGTACGGCCCCTGCAGCAGGGTGGCCGTGTTCGTCACCACCACCGGCGAGGTCGACGCGTACGCCCCGCCGTCGAGCAGGACGCGCGCCTCCAGCCCGACCAGGGTGCCGTCGGCGGTGGCGTGGTGCCGCAGCCAGATCGTGCCGGGGTGGCGCTGGCGGTGGGCCAGGAACGACTCCTCCCGGGAGTACTCGATCTTGACCGGACGGCCGGTGTGCAGGGCCAGCAGGCAGGCGTGCGCCTGCAGCGTCATGTCCTCGCGGCCGCCGAACGCGCCGCCGACCCCGGACAGCCGCAGCCGGACCTTCTCCGGCGGCAGCCCGGTGACCCAGCCGATCTGGTTGCGGTCCGAGTGCAGCCACTGGGTCGCCACGTCCAGCTCGACCCCGCCGTCCGGGCTCGGCCAGGCCAGCCCGGCCTCGGGGGCGAGGAACGCCGGGTCCTGCATGCCCAGCCGGTACGTCCCCTCGACGCTGACGACCGCCCCGGGCATCGCGGGATCGCCGGCGGCGTAGTCGACGTGCCGGTAGACGTTGCCCTCCGGGTGCAGCGGCGGCGCGGTCAGCGCCTCCTGCGGGTCGGTGACCGCGGGCAGCGGCGCGTAGTCGACCACGATCGCGGCCGCAGCCCGGGCGGCCAGCACGGGATCGTCGGCGGCGACCACGGCGACCGGCTCGCCCGCGTACCGGACCACGCCGTCGGCCAGGGCGGGCTCGTCCCGCAGGGTCAGTCCGAAGTGGACCTCGCCCGGGATGTCGTCGGCGGTGAGGACCGCGCGCACGCCCGGCATCGCTGCGGCGGCGGTGGTGTCGATGCGAAGGATCCGCGCGTGCGGGTGCGGCGAGCGCAGGGTGACGCCGTGCAGCATTCCCGGCCGAGCCAGGTCGTTGGCGTACTCGAAGGTGCCGGTGACCTTGGCCGCGCCGTCCGGCCGGCGGGCCCCGGCGCCGACCGTCCCCTGTGGACTCATCGGTTCCGCCGCCGGGCCGCGGTCGCCAGCACCGCCTCGACGATCCGGCCGTAGCCGGTGCACCGGCAGAGGTTGCCGTACAGCGCGGCCACCACGTCGTCCCGGGTCGGGTCCGGGTTGCGCTCCAGCAGGCCGGTGGCGGACTGCACCATCCCGGCCGTGCAGTATCCACATTGGACCGCGCCGGCCTCGAGGAACGCGTCCTGCACGTCCGAGAGCGCGCCGTCGCCGGCCGCGAGCGACGCGACGGTCGAGACGTCGGCGCCGGCGGCCGCGGCGGCGGGCAGCAGGCACGAGCAGGTCAGCGCCGACTCGCCGTCCAGCGCGAGCGTGACCGTGCAGGCGCCGCACCGGCCGTGCGCGCAGCCGAGCTTCGGCCCGCGTACGCCGAGGCGCTCCCGCAGCACGGTCAGCAGGGACTCGTCCCAGCGCGCGGTCACCTGGTGCGGCTTGCCGTCCACGGTCAGCTCGTAGCTGACCCACTCGTCATCGGTCATCGGCACCACCCGCGCGCAGCAGCAGCCGCCGGGCCAGCACGCCGAGCGCGTGCCGCCGGTACGCCGCGGTGGCCGCGTCGTCCTCGGGCGGGTCGACCCCGCGCCGGACCAGCTCGGCCACGGCCTCCGCACCGTCGAGGGTGACCGCGCCGGTCGACCAGTCGACCGCGGCGGTCGCCGCCCGGTCGGCCTCGTCCAGCCGCAACGGGGTCGCGGCCGCGTTGCCGAAGCCGAACCGGACCCGGCGCTCAGCGGTGTCCACCACCACCGCCGCGCTCACGGTCGCGACGTACTGGGCGTTGCGGCGGCCGACCTTCACGTAGTCCTGGAAACCTGTCCGGACCGGTACCCGGACCGCGGTGAGCACCTCCCCCGGCCGCAGCGCGGCCTGCCCGGGCGCGAGCACGAAGCCGTCGAACGGCACCTCCCGCTCGCCCGCGGCGGAGGCCAGCACCAGCGTGGCGTCCAGCGCGAGCAGCACCGGCAGCAGGTTCCGGTACGGCAGCGCGCTGACCACGTTGCCCCCGAGCGTCGCCTCCGCCCGCACCTGCGGCGTCCCCAGGCTGGCGGCCGAGCGGGCCAGCGCGGGGGCGGCGGCCGCGACGTCCGGGCGTTGCAACCGTGCGGCAGTCACGCCGGATCCGAGCGTGAGACCGGGTACGACCGTACGCAGCCCGGGGATGCGGCGGAGCGAGACGAAGCCGGCCGCGGACCGGCGCCGCCAGAGCAGGTCGGGCAGCACCTCGGTGCCGCCGGCGACGAGCACCGCGCCGGGCCGCTCGGCCAGCGCCGCGACGGCCTCGGCCACCGTCTCCGGCAGCGCGAAACGCGGGGCGGCGAGCAACACGCGGTCCCGACCTCCTCCCCGGCGGACAGATGACCTCCCAACGTACCTGCGTCGGCTGCGCCGGGGACCCACCCGACCCCGAGCCGTGACATGGTGCCGGGGCGGCTGCACCAGAATGCGGGCATGGACGAGCCTGCTGACCTGCTGGTGACCGGCGCGGACCTGGTCGCGACGATGGACGCCGACCGCCGCGAGATCGCCGGCGGCTGGGTCGCCGTCACCGGCGGGGTGGTGAGCGCGCTGGGCGGGCCGGCCGACCCGGCCCCGGCCGCGGCCCGCACCCTGCGGGCGGACGGCTGCCTGGTCACCCCCGGCCTGGTCAACACCCACCACCACCTCTACCAAAACCTCACCCGCGCGTACGCCCCGGCGCTGCGCGGCAGCCTGTTCGACTGGCTCACCACCCTCTATCCACTGTGGACACGGCTGGACGAGGAGGCCGCGTACGTCTCGGCCTACGTAGGGCTGACCGAGCTGGCCCAGGGCGGCTGCACCACCTCGACCGACCACCTGTACGTCTTCCCGCGCGGCGGCGGCGACCTCATCTCGGCCGAGATCGCGGCCGCGGTCGAGCTCGGGGTCCGGTTCCACCCGACCCGGGGCTCGATGTCGCTGTCGGAGAAGGACGGCGGGCTGCCGCCGGACTCGGTCGTGCAGACCGACGAGGAGATCCTGGCCGACTCGCAGCGCCTGGTGCAGGCCCACCACGACCGGTCGCCGAC
Protein-coding sequences here:
- the allB gene encoding allantoinase AllB, producing MSLDLVVAARRAVIGDALVPARVGVAGGRVAVVADWDSSLDATGTVVLDDDTVLLPGLVDTHVHVNEPGRTEWEGFATATAAAAAGGVTTILDMPLNSIPPTVDAAALAVKRAAAQPQIRVDVGFWGGAIPGNAGDLRALHDAGAYGVKCFLLDSGVPEFPPLDPAHLRAALTELATFDGLLIAHCEDEAAIRPAPHDRAYAAFLASRPPEAETRAVAGLIEAARETGARVHVVHVSAAAVLPLLRAAVAEGVRITAETCPHYLALAAEDVPAGATQFKCCPPVRDAANRDALWAGLADGTLTCVVSDHSPCTPELKRFDSGDFGAAWGGISSLQLSLPVVWTAAAARGVPLVDVVRWMAAGPARLAGLAGKGTIAAGYDADLVAFAPDEEFTVDVAALRHRNPVSAYAGRRLRGVVRSTWLRGLPAGDLPLGRLL
- the alc gene encoding allantoicase, whose translation is MTGFLALPDLASRALGGAVVARNDAAFADAENLILPHPPARHDDFGHQGKVYDGWETRRRRSPGTDWVIVRLGVPGIVSGIVVDTSFFTGNYPAAASLDGLGVEGYPAAGELSTMDWQPLLAESRVDGDARNSLAVPSGRRVTHVRLRIHPDGGVARLRVHGTPVPDPRLLGAGPLDLAALDNGATIAGCSNEFYSRPVQLISPGVARSMGEGWETARRRGPGNDWVSVRLAGEGVVERAELDTSYFLHNAPGWARLTGLGADGSPVELMSRTALLPDTRHRFPLPPGPAVREARLDVYPDGGMARLRLWGRLTPAGRSRLGRTWFDTLPESQAAAVLAGAGLPPDALAARPTVGAETVPPALLPLLDGPA
- the pucD gene encoding xanthine dehydrogenase subunit D, with amino-acid sequence MSPQGTVGAGARRPDGAAKVTGTFEYANDLARPGMLHGVTLRSPHPHARILRIDTTAAAAMPGVRAVLTADDIPGEVHFGLTLRDEPALADGVVRYAGEPVAVVAADDPVLAARAAAAIVVDYAPLPAVTDPQEALTAPPLHPEGNVYRHVDYAAGDPAMPGAVVSVEGTYRLGMQDPAFLAPEAGLAWPSPDGGVELDVATQWLHSDRNQIGWVTGLPPEKVRLRLSGVGGAFGGREDMTLQAHACLLALHTGRPVKIEYSREESFLAHRQRHPGTIWLRHHATADGTLVGLEARVLLDGGAYASTSPVVVTNTATLLQGPYRVPNAVIDAWSVRTNNPSCGAMRGFGVPQAAFAHEAQMDALAGALGLDRVELRLRNALRQGDVTTYGQVLDQPTPVREVIEGCRDLPLPPSTVEVPGGAGRASGPRHVRRGVGWGVIAKNLAFSEGFVDESTATCELRDGVVSLQCACAEVGQGFVTIAEQIARSVLGATAVTVEQADTGIASAGSTSASRQTMASGTAVHQACAAVRDRLLDRVARRRGLPRAALAIAAGMVTCAGEPVVPVAAAAPGRTIRATEHFVHPATVALGEPGPIYVAFGYAAQRAVVDVDVELGLVKVVQVASCQDVGTVINPVQLLGQVEGGIVQGLGFALMEQVIVRDGHIRNPDLQDYLIPTIADAPQVVSAYVEVPQPGMPYGWKGAGELPLCAALPAIAAAVRDATGLPLPSAPIRPDDIALALGAAPIVRWTTPPPPPVADSPYPDPSGRGDGTWERSGADGHEPAPG
- a CDS encoding (2Fe-2S)-binding protein encodes the protein MTDDEWVSYELTVDGKPHQVTARWDESLLTVLRERLGVRGPKLGCAHGRCGACTVTLALDGESALTCSCLLPAAAAAGADVSTVASLAAGDGALSDVQDAFLEAGAVQCGYCTAGMVQSATGLLERNPDPTRDDVVAALYGNLCRCTGYGRIVEAVLATAARRRNR
- a CDS encoding FAD binding domain-containing protein, whose protein sequence is MLLAAPRFALPETVAEAVAALAERPGAVLVAGGTEVLPDLLWRRRSAAGFVSLRRIPGLRTVVPGLTLGSGVTAARLQRPDVAAAAPALARSAASLGTPQVRAEATLGGNVVSALPYRNLLPVLLALDATLVLASAAGEREVPFDGFVLAPGQAALRPGEVLTAVRVPVRTGFQDYVKVGRRNAQYVATVSAAVVVDTAERRVRFGFGNAAATPLRLDEADRAATAAVDWSTGAVTLDGAEAVAELVRRGVDPPEDDAATAAYRRHALGVLARRLLLRAGGADDR